The nucleotide window AACAGAACCGTTCAAACAGTGCCTCGCTAAGTGCTTCGTGGGTGATGCCAGAGTAAATGAGTCATCGTCAGAGAGCACATCACCACCCGGAGGAGAGCACCGCATCCGCCAACGTCTGTGAGCATGCACCATCGTCCCGCCTCCCCCGCACTTCACCCGTCGAGAACCGCTGCCACGTCGAGGGGAGCTCGGCGGCCGCGCGGTGCCCGTGCGGTAGCTGGAGTCAGCCCCACGCACCCTCAGCCTCCCGCCACACCATGTGGAGAAGACCAGCCGCGCGTCTGTGCCTACAGGACCTCAGGCAGGAAGTGGGCCACTGCTCGCCTGCCGTTAGCGTTCAGCAGAAGCCTCTCCGCTCGCAGAGGATTTAAGGATTTTGCAGAGACATTCTACTGTTCATTCTCTGCATTGAAGCACCTCCCACCACCTTGGTGCAAACAAACGGCCTTCCCCATGACTGCAGCACAATACCATACAGTACAGTATGTACTCAGAACAAGTGAAACGGATCTTACACGTCAGAGAAATGTTTTAGCGCCGATTACACTGCACACTTTTTGAAAGTGAACTGTTGAAATTGTCAGTGTTGGGTGTGATCCTGTGCTAACAGATACAGCATGCTCAGAGAAACAACCTCTAGCTAACTGTCTTCACTACGCACTTCATCAACAGCATTTATGCTTACCTCTCATTGTGGAGAGACGTATCCTTGCAGGGAGATTTCATTTGCTTCTGTAAATTTTGCACTTTGTGAGAAATGTATTTGTCTTGGCtatttttttccttatttacCCTGAGGGGTGGTTATGGACTGTTGCTTCCTCTGTTTTGTAACTAAatctctccatccatccatctctcttCCACTCCCTTCCTCACGCCGATGTAGGGGTGAAGAGAGCCTGTTGTGATTTCCTCAACAGTCAGCTGGACCCGTCCAACTGCCTGGGCATCCGAGACTTTGCGGAGACGCATAACTGCGTGGACCTGATGCAGGCGGCCGACCTGTTCTCGCAGAAACACTTCTCAGAGGTGGTGCAGCACGAGGAATTCATGCTCCTCAGccagggagaggtggagaagcTCATCAAGTGTGATGAGATTCAGGTGAGACACTTCAGTAGGAGCATCCACGTTGATTATAATGCAGGATGTTTtggtatttttgtttagaaCCCTTATGTCTTAAGTTGTTTCTGTTATTGCTGGTCTTTGATGGTGGTAAAGGACATGAACCAGCGGCACACTTTAAAAGACCCCGTGATAGTTTTGAACTTcaaaatgtgtgtatatatatatatatatatatagtgtgtgtgtgtatgtatgtatgtatgagacACTGGACCTGTTCTCTTAAGAAACTTGATGAGTTGAAGTAAAGCATTCTTCTCAGGTGATGAGTTACATATTTATCCCACATCTCGGTGTCCAGCTGACAGTTTGGCTTGAGTTTGTACATTTATGTGAGGGCTTAAAAACTCTCTACCTTTTGAATGAGACAGAGGTTTGAAACAGACTTCAGGTGATGCTGACACAGGGAATCAAGACTGTGTTGTTTTTCATGTCTTCTAAACTGTGAGCTACATGGTTAAAACACTGAACTGGCACAGACTTGCTCTGTTCCAGactgcgcacacacaaatgtagcCAATTCAAGCCAGTTTCACAGTGTGATTTTGGGATGGATAGGGTGTCCACATGTTTGAATCTGCATGCGTTCTCTTCATAAGACCTGAAACAGTTAGAGAGCATATAATTTAATGATCCTGTTGTAATTCTATCTAATACCCAGTGTCTCTTTCTTTGTAAATTCCCCTTGACTTATGTTCAAAGAAGTTCTTGCTGACTCATCAGAATGGGAGCTtcattctctcttcctcccctggAGGGAAATAATTAACTGTTAGGCTTGGATTTATAAGCCTCCCCAACTTCAGTCGCTTAGACGTTTTCCTTCTCCGTGTGGTAACCGGAGCGCTTGCTCTGTGTCAGGTGGACTCAGAGGAGCCGGTGTTCGAGGCCGTGTTGAACTGGGTGAAGCACAACAGGAAGGAGCGAGAGCCGTACCTGGCGGACATGCTGGAGTACGTGCGCATGCCCCTGCTGACGCCACGCTACATCACCGACGTCATCGACGCAGAGGTCAGACTCGCCGCCATGTTCTCATCACCAGCGCCGGCGCCTGTCGGCTGAGCGCCATATGCGGTCCTTTCACTTGCTCAGAGAGACTGGCGTAGGGGGGGCACCTGAGACCGCCATATGGCCATGCAAAGAGTTGGCAAGGCTGCTTAGCTGTGGGGAAGATTGGGGCTTCATTATCCCAGTGATGATGAGTCTGGTTACATTCTCTGCGTtcctttgtgtctgtgtttcctgTTTAGCCTCTTATCCGTTGCAGCCTGGCCTGCCGAGATCTTGTGGACGAAGCCAAGAAGTTTCACTTGAGGCCAGAGTTACGCAGTGAAATGCAGGGGCCACGGACCCAAGCACGACTAGGTCCGTTCTGCATGTACGGTGCCTGTTTCACCACCGAGATGGTTGTGAAAGTTAAACTAAAGTCTGCATGTGTGCTGAAAATGACCAAAATCCTTTTGGAGCCCGACCCATGAAGCAGCTGTGCCTGTGAATCCTACTGACTGACTGCAGGTGCCAAAGAAGTGCTGCTGGTGATTGGTGGATTTGGCAGTCAGCAGTCTCCCATTGATGTTGTGGAGAAGTATGATCCCAAAACCCAGGAATGGAGTTTTCTGCCTGtgagtaaaaaatatatacagttCAACTTTTTTGATCCACAGAAGATGTCCTCTGAACTACTTGATTATTTCCATCTAAAAATTCATCAGAATTTATATTAGacccttaataataataataataatctttatttgtatagcacctttcatacaactcaaagtgctttacagaataaataaaaagaaacaataaaaggaagcaaagataagacaaaaagaaaatgttaaaagaaattaaagataaaaagggaccaactaaataaaataatggcaaattataaaataataataatgaaataaaataaatattaaaataacataaaatgtaactaaataaaagAATGTAAAAGAGTAAagttaataattattatttaataattattattactattaaaataattagaatagttagagtttcttaactaaaagcagatttaaacaggaaggttttagGTTTTTTAATCAACTGTgcaagtgtgtatatatatatatatatatatatatatatatatatatatataaaatgtgcgtgtgtgtataggcTCTAAGTTTGACACTTCATATttcgcgtgcgtgcgtgtgtgtatgtatctgtaaAGGCAAAACTCAAACTCTTCCTGTGACTAAGTTAATCATAGAGGAAACACACACCAGGGGGAGGAGCTGTAGTTACATGATCCAGAATGATCTATTTGCTCTGTGCGCTGTACTTCCTGTctgattttattaaaaaaaagtaTTCCATAAAGTCTTCTGCACTAAATGTGAGACGTGAACGTTTATCATTTACAAGCATTTGAGAGAATAGTGAAAGAAACGGTTTGAGTAGACTTGAAGACTTAAAAATGGGTGAAAATGGGTTGCATTTGTAGTCATTATTGGAAGTGTAATACACCAAGGGTGAAAAGGGACACCCTGACATGGACAGAAGCTCCCAACGTCAAGAGCACCAGTGACCTCAGAAGGCTTTAATGTGtcgtaaataaaaaaaatttagacTTTGGAAGTGAACCCTTAAAATGGAGATCTCACTAATGGTTTCCATTAAGGAAAACCAAGAATGTTCTTCCTTGGCATCTCCTTGTAATGTGACTTTATAACATTTATATACTTAAGGTCAATATATTTTTGTGTTGATACATATACTTATAAGGTAcattattatacatttattataTAATCATAGCAGTTTTGTCATATTTTTGTCTAATGCCCAAAGTTTTTCTTTCTAAGCTTGACACTTAATATCAAGATCATGTCTTTTTATTTGTTCTGTGTTTTAGAACATTGCTCGAAAACGACGATACGTTGCCACCGTTTCCCTTAACGACCGTGTGTACGTGATTGGAGGCTACGATGGCCGGTCTCGCCTCAGCTCGGTCGAGTGTCTGGACTACACGGCAGACGAGGATGGGGTCTGGTACACAGTGGCCACCATGAACGTGCGGCGGGGCCTTGCAGGAGCTACAACACTGGGAGGTGCGTGCGTCTTCCATCACAGTCTCAGCAGGCACTTAATAAAAACCAGTTTCATCTCATCGGGGGCCATGGCTGTGCGTTGTGGTTGATCTGAACTCACAACTTTCATATGACTTGACAAAGTTCAGGTTGTAAATGATCTAGTAACCTGATCTGCTTACCAAACAAGTTTTGTGAGTTGCTGATTTCCAAATGCAGAATGTTCTTAGTCTGGGGATTGCCAGAGGCAGATGTTTATGCTATGCCAGTTAAGCAAGCTGCCTGATGTGCTAATCTGATGCTGTTATTTCTCAAGACCAAGTAAGTTTAAATCTTTAGAAGGGGACTAATTCTCATTTGTACTGGAACGTGTTTCAAGAAACATACTGTTTGTTTAAATTAGCTTAATAACAGATGTAATGTCAGGGTGTAGATAGACATTAATAGGCAGATAATAGATAGCACATGTGCAACATATAAGCAAAAACCATTAATCTACATCGGATAAAATAAGTatacatttaaaaaagaaaaagattaattgGAAATTCAAATCCCCAAGTAAAGGAATTTTAACTAAAGAAATAATCAGAGGGGTTGCTTATGGAATTGTGGATCAGTTGTTAATTATTCTTTGTGGCCCTTAGTATTCTGTAACACCTCACAGTGAACGTTTAAAATTTCACCAAAGAGAGGACATGAGAGGTTGATCTGAGTCTGCTGGGCATTCTGTCTAATAAAAGCTTCATGCACCTCATGCAGCTGTCTCTGGTGTTTCTGGGAAAAGTCAGGACGCGCGCAAACATTTTGTCAAAAACCTTTTGAAGTACCTTAACTGAAGTCCACCTCTTACTGCACTGCAGCCAATTGCATGTTCAGGAAAGAAATAACTATAAGATATGAACAGACCCCGTGTGTCTCAATATTCAGATATGATCTATGTGGCCGGAGGGTTTGACGGCAGTCGGCGACACACCAGCATGGAAAGATACGACCCCAATATTGATCAGTGGAGCATGCTGGGTGATATGCAGACGGCCAGAGAAGGAGCAGGACTTGTGGTGGCCAGTGGACTCATCTACTGTTTAGGTACATAGCAACCTTGACACCTCTCGGGGGCTGTGGCTAAAGCTCAATGTATTGGGCCAGTCTAGTTAGGTGATGGTAAGAAACATGACTTGCACTATATATAGAAATAGAATATCTAATTTATATTGATGCTATAGTGATTAAATTATTGGTTACACTTGTAAAAGGAAATTGCTCTAATATGATCATAGGTGGCTACGATGGTTTGAATATCTTAAATTCGGTGGAGCGCTATGATCCACACACGGGTCACTGGACTAGTGTCACTCCCATGGCCAATAAACGATCAGGTAAGTGAATCTCTGCTCAGGTAAAAGCTTTTACAGGCCTAGTCGTACCAATCATCAAATGCTCATTTCTTATTTCATGCTCATTAACATTACTGTGAACAGAGCAATAGAAATGCTCAAAAGTTCTGCAGGGTCCATTTTGTCTTGTTTCCCTTTTGTTTTGTAGGTGCCGGAGTGGCTCTGTTAAATGACCACATTTATGTTGTTGGTGGGTTTGATGGCACAGCCCACCTTTCCTCTGTAGAGGTGTACAACATCCGTACAGACTATTGGACAACTGTGGCACCCATGACCACTCCACGCTGCTATGTGGGAGCCACTGTCCTTCGAGGACGACTCTATGCCATCGCTGGGTAAGATCTCAGCATGGGATGTCTATAGCTCATGCTTAgcactttcattttcttttaaaacACCTAGAACATAGCACAATCCAGTAGAATTTAATACAGGATATAGTAGATCAGATGAAATGAACATGACACCCACTGCAAGGATTTATAATGAGACATTTAATAGATTTATATTAAATGTCTATTAAATAGACATTTAATAGATAGAAGGTCCATAGTGTTGTACCTTTTAGAGGAAATTAACAGCCAAACGTAACCTCTCTTGTCCTATTTCTCTACTTCATTGTCAGATATGATGGAAACTCCTTGCTCAGCAGTATTGAATGTTATGACCCTGTATTGGACAGCTGGGAGGTCGTGACGTCCATGGCTACCCAGCGTTGTGATGCAGGGGTTTGTGTGCTCCGTGAGAAATAAGAACAGACTGATCAAATGGGTGAAGATATGTTGGAAGGGGAAGATTTTGGGGTTGTGTTTGGCAGCTAACATGTGAGACTGGTCTTCGATGTACCATGAATACCTGCATGGTAAAGCAAGCATACTGGACACCCTGATTATAAGACTTACCCCTTTCATGTTTGTTTTAGTCCCTTTTTTGGACCTTGGTTCTATTGCCATCTGAGATAAAAAACCTTACAGTGCACACTGCGTGTGGCCTGAGGTCCGTACATGGCCCTGTGGTTCAGTGGTATCTGTGGTTACTTTTGAGGGTCGTGTGGATGAGTCTACAAAAGTGCAATAATTTGATCTACTGCTGTAAAAGACTACAAATGTAGAAGACGACGATTGTGCGCTTCAGCTGTTGCTGCTATATGCCTTATTGCCCTTGTGGCACAACATTTCACCAAATCAAACCATGGGGCTTCTGTCTGCTCTCACTGCAGAGTATAATAACTGAAGGAGAGTTCGTTTTAGGATTCTAAAGGAAGATGCCACCATTTCTGGCTGTAAATGAACACTCTATGTGAATCACATGTACAGTTCTGTGGCGTGAGTACGACGGTCCTTTCTTGCATTTTTGTCCTGCTAGCCTGTATTATGAGAAGTGGGAACCCTACTCATTGTCTCACACTTAAAGGTACAGTAAGTAGGGGTTTCTGATAAAAACTGAACATAAACAAAAGAAGAATACTGAAGAATTTAATTCTAATAGTTGTGCGATATTGCTGGTGTCAGGAAGTGCTTGTGATGGTCTGTTTTGTGAAGATGCCTTTTCCACAGTGCTCATGGGGCCAACTTTTCTTGCTAGCTGTGTTGCTAGCACTGAGTTGTAAGTATGGGACTAAAAACAAATAGAAGAGTTACTTGGTGTACCTTTAAATGAATGTGAGTGTTATATAATGAGCATCATTATCGTTTGTATGATGTTCAGCAGCAGAAATGCCTATTGGCCAGTTTTGCATTTTTTCCAGTGCATTTAGAAATAATTCATAATAAATGAATGGTTTTACTTCTATACCAACTCTTGTTTAAACACTGATCTTGAATATCTGTATCGTATTTGTATTTTTATGTGACTATATACTCATTG belongs to Brachyhypopomus gauderio isolate BG-103 unplaced genomic scaffold, BGAUD_0.2 sc69, whole genome shotgun sequence and includes:
- the klhl12 gene encoding kelch-like protein 12, which encodes MAPKDIMTNSHAKSILNAMNSLRKSNTLCDITLRVENTDFPAHRIVLAACSDYFCAMFTSELAEKGKSFVDIQGLTASTMEILLDFVYTETVLVTVENVQELLPAACLLQLKGVKRACCDFLNSQLDPSNCLGIRDFAETHNCVDLMQAADLFSQKHFSEVVQHEEFMLLSQGEVEKLIKCDEIQVDSEEPVFEAVLNWVKHNRKEREPYLADMLEYVRMPLLTPRYITDVIDAEPLIRCSLACRDLVDEAKKFHLRPELRSEMQGPRTQARLGAKEVLLVIGGFGSQQSPIDVVEKYDPKTQEWSFLPNIARKRRYVATVSLNDRVYVIGGYDGRSRLSSVECLDYTADEDGVWYTVATMNVRRGLAGATTLGDMIYVAGGFDGSRRHTSMERYDPNIDQWSMLGDMQTAREGAGLVVASGLIYCLGGYDGLNILNSVERYDPHTGHWTSVTPMANKRSGAGVALLNDHIYVVGGFDGTAHLSSVEVYNIRTDYWTTVAPMTTPRCYVGATVLRGRLYAIAGYDGNSLLSSIECYDPVLDSWEVVTSMATQRCDAGVCVLREK